The DNA segment TTTGATGATGAAGCGGACAAGCTAAAGGATATTGATTTTCTCGCTCAAGGGACCCTTTATACAGATATTATCGAGAGTGGTACTGAAACGGCCCAGACCATCAAATCCCACCATAATGTGGGCGGGTTGCCTGAGGATATGCAGTTCAAGTTAATCGAACCTTTGAACACGCTATTTAAAGATGAAGTGCGTGCCCTTGGAACAGAGCTTGGAGTTCCTGACCATATTGTGTGGAGACAACCGTTCCCTGGTCCAGGCCTTGCGATTCGAATCCTTGGCGATGTAACGGAAGATAAACTTGAAATCGTCCGCGAATCGGATGCAGTTTTGCGTGATGAAGTAAAAAATGCCGGGTTAGATAGAGATATTTGGCAATACTTTACCGTACTCCCGAACATCAAGTCGGTTGGGGTGATGGGGGATGAACGGACTTACGATCATACCATTGGCATTCGTGCTGTCACATCGATTGATGGGATGACATCAGATTGGGCGCGTATCCCGTGGGACGTATTAGAGAAGATTTCTACACGGATTGTCAACGAAGTCGATCATATTAATCGCGTCGTTTATGATGTGACAAGTAAGCCGCCGGCAACGATTGAATGGGAATAATCGAATATTACTCTTTTTAAAGTTCGGTAATATTCCGATTTTTGGTTGGCGGAAGACCTCAACCCCTGTATGATAAGAAAACAATAAGTGAATAGAGCTGTCGTATAATTTTGGGGATAAGGCCCATAAGTTTCTACCGGACTACCGTAAATGGTCTGACTACGTCAAGGATGCTGCCACACGTTTATTTTACGCGCTGGTCCATTCCCTAGTAGATTCGTAGAAACACTCTTGGCTTTATGGCCAGGAGTGTTTTTTGGTAGAAAAGCGAAAGTAGCCTCGATATATGCTCGGGATTTCAATTATATGCACGACTTTAGCCAAGATATGCGTATTGCATTCAAACAACTTAGAAAAACAAACATGAGTGGACAAGGGGAGGAACACAGCAATGAAGAAATATTTTAAATTTAAGGAAGCAGGAACAAACTACCGGACGGAATTTTTAGCTGGGATGACAACATTCCTGGCAATGGCCTACATCTTATTCGTCAACCCGTCAACATTAGCGCTTGTTGGTGTCGAGGAACTACCAGAAGGCGTGACGCGCATGGACCAGGGGGCTGTATTTACGGCGACAGCCATCGCTGGTGCTGTTGGAACATTGATAATGGGGGTGTTGGCTAAATATCCGATCGCCCTAGCCCCGGGAATTGGCTTGAGCGCTTTCTTTGCCTATACAGTGGTCCTGACTTACGGCATTCCTTGGGAAACAGCCTTAGCTGGTGTACTAGCATCTGGCCTTATTTTTATCGTATTAACAGTCACAGGCTTACGCGAAATGATTATCAATGCCATTCCAGCCAACTTAAAACTGGCAGTTGGTGCTGGAATAGGCTTGTTTATTGCTTTTATTGGTTTTCAAAATGCCGGCATCGTCGAAAACAGTGACGCGACATTAGTGACACTTGGCGATCTAACAGAGCCCACAACCCTGCTTGCTATTTTCGGAATTATTGTATCTATTATCTTCTTATCGCTTGATGTAAAGGGGGGGATTTTTTACGGAATGATCCTGACCGTAATTGCTGGAATGGTGACAGGCCTCATCACACCGCCTTCCTCCCTCGGCGAAGTTGTCGGCCCTGCGCCTAGTTTAGCCCCGACCTTTGGCGCAGCTTTCACACACTTTGGTGATATTTTCACTGTGCAAATGCTTGTCGTCATCTTAACGTTCCTATTTGTGGATTTCTTCGACACAGCCGGAACGCTTGTAGCTGTGGCGACCCAGGGAGGGTTAATGAAAGACAATAAACTCCCACGTGCGGGAAGAGCCTTATTCTCTGATTCAGCGGCTACAGTCGTAGGATCCGTTGTCGGAACATCGACGACGACCTCTTACATCGAATCAACTGCCGGCGTAGGGGCGGGTGGACGAACAGGCTTTGCATCTGTAGTTACAGCAGGTTTTTTCCTATTAGCTCTGTTCTTTTCACCCTTACTAACTGTTTTCACACAGGAAGTCACAGCACCTGCCTTGATCATCGTAGGCGTACTCATGGCATCCACTTTGAAAAATATCGATTGGGATGAGTTTGAAATCGCTGTTCCTGCCTTCTTCACAATTGCAGCTATGCCGCTTACGTACAGCATCGCGACGGGAATTGCGATTGGCTTTATCTTTTATCCTATTACTATGTTGTTAAAAGGGCGTAAAAAAGACGTTCATCCAATCATGTATCTGCTTTTCGTGATTTTTATCTTGTACTTTATGTTCCTAGCCTAAACGCTATTCTAAGCAGAGCAACAACTGTGATGAGGGCCGCCGGCTTTCATGATTGCACCAAATTGGGGTAATTGCATATTTCAAATTCACTCGTCCTCGAGGTGCCGAATTCGAATCGGCTTATGTTTTGTTGAGTCCGAAATGAAGCGGTGAAGCTGAATGATTAATAAGCCATGTTTATAGGTGGCATCAATTTTGTCACTTCTCACAGGGAAAGGGAGTTCAATGCTGCGCTCAAAGGTTCCCGTCGCAATTTCGGATTTGAGCTGATGACCGCCGCGATGATTAATTTCGATTTTTCCCGTTAATATCAGGGTGGCGTGTTCAACGACTACATCAACGTTTCTTGGGTGACTCATGCCGGGAACGTTAACCATACAAAGTAATTCATTGTCATATTGATAGAGATTGATTTGAGGAATGGAGGGTTTCATAAACCCTTCGAAATCTCCGAAGAAATCTTTTCCGAAGAACTGGTCGATGTTATTTTTCCAATCATTGAATTGGTTCATTCTTACATCATCTCACTTTCGACAAATGTTTTTAAAAAATCTTATTGTGCCACGAATAGCAGATGGTATATAGTTTATGCATGATTGATCTTTTGGGTGAAGTGGAAGGCGAAAACGCTATGTTCAGATGTAGGTTTCTGTAGGTGTTGCAGCTGGTCAGTTCCCCAGTACAGGAGGAATACATGCATGCTGGATAATACTTTGGTGATGGTCACCATCATTTTAGTCGTTAACATCGTTTACGTTTCGTTTTTCACGCTTCGGATGATTTTTACATTGAAGGGCCAGCGTTATTTCGCAGCATTTATCAGTATGTTTGAAATCGTTGTCTACATTGTAGGTTTAGGGCTGGTGCTTGATAATCTTGATCAAATAGAAAATGTCATTGCTTACGCTGTTGGTTATGGAATGGGTGTTGTCGTTGGTATGAAGATTGAAGAGAAGTTGGCGCTTGGTTATACGACGGTGAATGTTATTTCTTCTGACCCTGATATCGAATTTACGAAGATGCTTCGTGATAAGGGGTATGGGGTAACAAGCTGGTATGCTTATGGAATGGAAGGCGACAGGCTGGCGATGCAAATTTTGACTCCAAGAAAGTATGAGTTAAAGTTATATGAAACGATTAAAACCATTGACCCTAAAGCCTTCATTATTGCCTATGAACCAAAGCAGATTCATGGCGGGTTCTGGGTGAAGCAGGTGAAGAAGGGAAGGTTACGTAATGGCCAAGAAAAACAGCAAGAAGCGCTTTGAAGTGCGTGAAAATGAAACGATTGATCAGTGTTTAGAGCGAATGGAAAGTGAAGGATACACCCCGATACGCCGTGCAGAAGAACCTGTCTTTCGGGAGGTTGTTCAAAATGGTGAAAAAACTGTGGAACCTGTAGGGAAAGTGGTTGTTTTTCATGGAGTCAAGCAGTGAAAACCGAACATTTTTATCTATATCAATTTAAAATGTTCGTTATCTGCATTGACAGATACAATTGAATATTGCTATGATTGAGTCAGAAACTGCATAGAAGAACCTCATATAAGACGGGAATATGGCCCGTACGTTTCTACCCGGATACCGTAAATTTCCGGACTATGAGGGGAGATCAAGCATTCACCTTCTGAACATACGTATGCCTGTTTATCTCTCCTCATTAGAGGGAGATAAGCAGGCTTTTTTACTACGTAAAGAGGAAGATCCCCTAGTAGAGGCGTTCAAAAAAGTTCGACTAAGCAATCTTTTTATTGAAAAGAGGGATTACATGGTTAAAGTAGGAGTCATCATGGGGAGTATCTCTGACTGGTCGACAATGCAAGAAGCTTGTAAAATACTGGATGACCTGAGGTTGGATTATGAAACGGAGATCATTTCTGCGCATCGAACACCTGAGGATATGTTCACTTACGCGGAGGAAGCAAGAGGAAAGGGAATCAAGGTGATTATAGCGGGCGCGGGGGGCGCGGCGCACCTGCCGGGGATGGTAGCAGCTAAAACTACGCTGCCTGTCATCGGGGTCCCTGTTCAATCTAAGGCATTAGATGGGCTTGATTCTTTACTTTCGATTGTACAGATGCCTGGCGGTGTTCCTGTCGCCACCGTTGCCATTGGTTCAGCGGGAGCGAAAAACGCTGGGATTCTAGCAGCAGAAATGGTCGGAGCTTTTAATGATGAAATAGCCGTACGACTTACTGAATACCGTGGGCAAATGAAAGAAAAGGTGACTGATATGAGGAGGGAGTTACGTGAGCAATAACGTAGTACGACCAGGTGGAACGATCGGAATTCTTGGTGGTGGTCAACTGGGAAGAATGATGGCCGTAGCCGCCAAGCATATGGGGTATCGCATTGCTGTACTTGATCCGACAGAGGACTGCCCATGTGCACAGGTGGCTGATAATCACATCGTTGCAGACTATGATGATCCAAAAGCGGCTGAGAGATTAAGTGAACTTAGCGATGTGATTACGTATGAGTTTGAAAATGTGGATCTTGAAGTTGCTCGTCTTTTTGAACAAGCCGAAAAGCTTCCTCAAGGTGCTTATTCCTTAGAGGTGACACAAAACCGTGCTGAAGAAAAGCAGATTGCTGTCGAGGCAGGGCTGCCTGTGGCGAAATATGAAATTGTTCAAACGTTTGATCAATTTAAAAAAGCGATGGAAACGATCGGATTTCCGGCTGTGATTAAGACAGTCAGTGGCGGTTATGACGGCAAAGGCCAGCTTCCCGTCGGAAAAGAAGAGGATTTTGATGAGGTAGAAACGTTTATCAAAGATGGCGGAACCTATATCGTTGAACAGTGGATCACATTTGATCTGGAAATCTCACAAATTTTCACGAGAAGTCAGGACGGAGATATTGTCTATTTCCCTGTAGCGGAGAATCTTCATAAGAATCATATTTTACACGAGACGAGAGTCCCGGCGGCGGTTTCGGATAAGGTCACTAAAAAAGCGCAGGACGCTGTAAAAGCCTTGGCGGAAAAAGTCAACATTGTCGGCACGTTTGCTGTAGAAATGTTCGTCCAAGGTAAGGATGTATACATTAATGAAATGGCGCCAAGGCCCCATAACTCAGGACATTATACGATCGAAGCTTGCAGTGTTTCTCAATTTGAACAGCATGTACGAGCGATTTGCGGCTTGCCGCTGTTGCCGATTCATTCGTTTCCAGCTGCAGTGATGATTAATGTACTCGGTAAACACCAGGATATTTTGCATAGCAGACTGGAGAATTACTCAGGATTTCACCTCCATGACTATGGCAAAAGTGAGGCAAGAACGAACCGAAAGATGGGACATATCACGTTTATCGGAAATAGTTTAAAAGAAATTGATAAGCAAATAAAGTACAACCAAATTCATATGTGGTAAGTGACGAGGAGGAAGACGATGATAGAACGTTATACAAGACCTGAAATGGGTTCGATTTGGACCGAAGAAAATAGATACCAAGCTTGGCTTGAAGTGGAACTGCTAGCTTGTGAAGCTTGGAGTGAGCTTGGAGTGATTCCTAAAGAAGATGTGGCTAAATTACGTGAAAAGGCATCCTTCGATATTGAACGCATTCACGATATTGAGGCAGAGACACGTCATGATGTTGTTGCCTTCACGCGAGCTGTATCTGAAACAGTTGGGGAAGAGCGCAAGTGGGTGCATTACGGCTTAACGTCAACAGACGTGGTGGATACAGCACTTTCTTATCAACTCAAGCAAGCCAATGAAATTATTCGTAAGGACCTGGTTGCGTTTATCGATATTTTGGCCGATAAGGCTGTAGAACATAAACACACAGTAATGATGGGGCGCACCCATGGTGTACACGCTGAGCCAACGACTTTTGGGTTAAAACTAGCACTCTATCATGAAGAAATGAAACGGAATCTCGAACGCTTGGATTTAGCTATCAAACATATTGAGGTTGGCAAACTATCAGGAGCAGTTGGAACATACGCCAATATCGATCCGTTTGTGGAAGAGTATGTTTGCGACAAACTTGGTCTTGCAGCAGCTCCTGTATCGACACAGACATTGCAGCGTGATCGTCATGCGCATTATGTATCAACACTCGCGTTAATTGCCGCTTCTATTGAAAAAATCGCTGTCGAGATTCGCGGACTGCAAAAGACGGAAACACGTGAAGTTGAGGAATTTTTTGCAAAAGGTCAAAAAGGGTCTTCAGCGATGCCGCATAAGCGAAACCCGATTGGCTCTGAGAATATGACAGGGATGGCTCGCGTGCTGCGCGGTGAAATGCTGACTGCTTTTGAAAATGTTCCGTTATGGCATGAACGCGATATTTCCCACTCTTCAGCGGAGCGTGTGATTTTACCTGATGCTACAATTGCGATCAATTATATGCTCAATCGCTTCGGAAACATTGTGAAAAATTTAACCGTTTTTCCTGACCGAATGCAAGAGAATATGGAAAAAACGTACGGCTTAATTTTCTCCCAGCGTGTATTGCTAACGCTGATTGATGAAGGCATGGTTCGCGAAGAAGCGTACGATCTCGTGCAGCCAAAAGCGATGGAAGCATGGGAACGTGGGGTTCCATTCCGCGACTTAATTGAAGCAGATGACAAGGTTACATCCACTCTGTCCGAACAACAAATCAATGCATGCTTTGACTACAAGCACCACCTGAAAAATGTCGATCGCATCTTCGACCGTATCGGCTTGTAACGTACCATAATATGGATGACCAGGTCATCCATAAAATCCCAAGTGAGGTGTTCGTGATGAAGGGTTCTCTTTTGTATGAAGGCAAGGCGAAGCGAGTTTACCATGTTGAGGGTCAGCCTGAGCAGCTAATTTTATCTTATAAGAACGATGCAACCGCATTTAATGGTAAGAAGAAAGATCAATTTGAAGGCAAAGGACGCCTTAATAATTTGATTACCTCGAAAATCTTTGACTATTTGAAGCAACGCAACATCCCTTCCCATTTTATTGAAGAACTTAATGATACAGAGCAGCTGGTAGCTAAAACGACGATTATTCCTCTTGAAGTTGTCGTCCGTAACATTGCTGCCGGAAGCATTACACGTAGACTTGGCATCCAAGAAAAAGAGCGATTCAATCCGCCGCTTATAGAACTTTTTTATAAAAAAGACGAATTAGATGACCCGATCATTAATGATCAGCATGCCTATCATTTAACGGATGTAAACAAGGCAGAGCTTGATTCTATAAAAGATAAAGCACTGGAAGTAAATGCACTTCTAGCGAATCTATTTAAGCAAACGGGTCTTGACTTAGTTGATTTTAAATTAGAATTTGGCCGGCTTGCTGATGGAACGATCGTCTTAGCCGATGAGATTTCACCAGATACGTGCCGTCTGTGGGACGATAAAACGGGTGAGAAGATGGACAAAGATGTATTCCGCGAAAATCTTGGAGACTTAATTTCGGTTTATAAGATTATTTTACAACGACTGGAGGAGCACACATGCGCAAAGTAAAGATTTACATCACTCTTAAAGAAGGTGTCCTTGACCCCCAAGGAAAGGCTGTTCAGCATTCTCTTCATTCACTCGAATACACAAATGTCGGGGATGTAAGAATCGGAAAATACATGGAAGTCATGATCGAAGACCACGGCGATATTGAGCAGCAAGTTGAGAAAATGTGTGATCAGCTGCTCGCAAATCCTGTCATTGAGAATTACTCGTACACGATCGAGGAGGTTGTCTAAGTGAAGTTTGCTGTCGTTGTTTTTCCAGGATCGAATTGTGATCGGGACATGGCCTTTGCTATTACGGAAGCCTTAGGGGAAGAAGCAGACTTAGTTTGGTATCAGGAAGCAGACCTTTCAAGCTACGACGGGATTCTCTTACCAGGTGGGTTCTCTTATGGAGACTACTTGCGTTCTGGAGCGATCGCCTCAACTTCAGGTGTGATTGAACAAATTCGTCAAGCAGCTGAAAAGGGTAAACCTATACTTGGTGTATGTAATGGGTTTCAAGTGCTGCTCGAAATGGGCTTGCTTCCAGGTGCGATGCTGCCTAACCAAAACCTTAAATTCATGTGTCACCATGAAACACTTCGAGTTGAAAATAATCAAACACTCTTTACTGATTTTTATAAGGAAAAAGAAGAAATCCAGATACCAATAGCCCATGGTGATGGAAATTACTACTGTGATGAATCAACCTATCAAACGTTAAAGGCAAACAAGCAAATCGCTTTTACCTACCAAACGAACCCGAATGGCTCTATTGCAGATATTGCCGGAATTATAAACGAACAAGGAAATGTTCTGGGGATGATGCCACACCCTGAACGTGCCGTCGATGCTTTACTTGGAAGCAAGGACGGATTGCGTCTATTTCAATCGATCTTGACACACTGGAGGAATAACCATGCCATCAATGCTTGAGATTAGCCCAGAACAAATTGAACAGCAGCAATTATACCGTGAAATGGGATTAAGTGATCAGGAGTTTCGAGCGATTACAAGTATCTTAGGACGTCGTCCAAACTACACAGAAACAGGTCTATTCTCTGTCATGTGGTCAGAACATTGCAGCTACAAGAATTCTAAACCTTTACTGAAAAAGTTCCCAACAAAGGGACGGCATGTTCTCCAAGGACCAGGAGAAGGGGCAGGAATCATTGATATTGGCGACGACCAGGCTGTCGTGTTTAAAGTGGAAAGCCATAACCACCCTTCAGCCGTTGAGCCTTATCAAGGGGCAGCAACGGGTGTCGGCGGTATTCTGCGTGACGTCTTTTCGATGGGAGCACGACCGATTGCCTTATTAAACTCACTAAGGTTTGGTTCTTTGAAACAGCCACGCGTGAAATATTTGTTTGAGGAAGTCGTTCGTGGCATAGCTGGTTATGGAAATTGTGTCGGAGTTCCAACAGTGGGTGGAGAGGTACAATTTGATAATGCCTATAATGGTAATCCACTGGTTAATGCGATGTGTGTCGGCTTGATTGATCATAAGGATATTCAAAAGGGAATAGCGGCTGGTATCGGAAATACGGTTATGTACGTGGGAGCCAAAACAGGGCGTGACGGGATTCATGGTGCCACTTTTGCTTCTGAGGAGCTGTCTGAAGCCTCTGAGGAGAAACGTCCATCCGTTCAAGTCGGCGATCCTTTTATGGAAAAACTGTTAATCGAAGCTTGTTTAGAAGTGATTCATCATGACGCCCTCGTCGGTATTCAGGACATGGGGGCAGCCGGCCTTACGTCATCTGCAAGTGAGATGGCTAGTAAAGCAGGAACCGGAATGCTGATGAATATGGACTTAATTCCACAGCGCGAAGAGAACATGACAGCCTATGAAATGATGCTGTCTGAATCACAAGAACGAATGCTTTTGGTCGTAGAAAAAGGACGCGAGGATGAAATTGCTGACGTGTTCCGTAAGTATGATTTAGAGGCTGTATCTGTTGGTGAAGTGACCGACGATAAGCGCTTCCGCCTTGAACACTACGGGGAGACTGTTGCAGATGTACCTGTTGATTCGTTAGCAGAGGATGCTCCTGTCTATCATCAGCCCTCAGCAGTTCCAGCTTATTATAAAGAGTACCAGGAAATGGACAGCTACCTGCCGACAGTTACGAATTACGGCGAAACGCTAGCGGATCTCCTTCAGCAGCCGACGATAGCAAGTAAAGAATGGGTGTACGACCAATATGATTACATGGTTCAGACGAATACAGTAGTCAGCCCAGGTTCGGATGCAGCAGTTGTCCGCGTACGTGGAACAGATAAGGCGCTTGCTATGACAACCGATTGCAACTCTCGCTATATTTATCTTGATCCAGAGGTGGGCGGAAAAATTGCTGTCGCTGAAGCGGCACGTAATATCGTATGTTCCGGAGGACGACCGCTTGGATTGACGGATGGCCTCAATTTTGGCTCACCAGAAAACCCAGAGATCTTCTGGCAAATGGAAAAAAGCGTGGAGGGGATGAGTAGGGCTTGTACCGTACTTGGTACACCCGTGATCAGTGGTAACGTATCCCTTTATAATGAATCGTTTGGAGGGCAAGCGATCTACCCTACACCAGTCGTAGGGATGGTCGGGTTAATTGAACAAACGGAACACATTACTCGCTCTAGTATGAAGCAGCCAGGTGATTTAATCTATATTATTGGCGAAACGAAGCCGGAGTTTGGCGGCAGTGAACTTCAGGGCATGATGGAAGGCCGTCATTTTGGCAGAGCACCTGAGATCGATCTGCAAGTAGAGGTAGCCCGCCAAGAAAGCTTGCTACAAGCCATTCAGAAAGGAGTCGTTCAATCAGCTCATGACGTTTCTGAAGGCGGTCTTGCTGTTGCCCTTGCGGAAAGTCTATTTAATAAAGAGTTTGGCTGTGATGTTACAGTTACCGGTGACGAAACAACTGCTCTATTCTCCGAAACACAATCTCGCTTTCTAGTTTCAGTGACTAAAGAAAATCAACAGACATTCGAATCGCTTATGGACGATGCTAGTTTGTTAGGAAAAGTAACGGGAGATGGGGTGTACCGTCTCAAATCAAATGGTGAAGTCGTTGTTGAAGAGCAAACAGGGAAGTTGAAACAAATTTGGAAAGGAGCTATTCCATGCTTGGTGAAATCAAAGGCTTAAACGAAGAATGTGGCATTTTCGGCGTCTGGGGTCATCCGGAATCTACACAACTGACTTATTACGGTCTTCATGCCCTACAGCATCGCGGGCAGGAAGGTGCAGGCATCGTCACGTCAGATGGAGATCATATGAAGGTAGCTAAAGGACACGGCTTGATCAACGATGTATTTTCACAAGACAGCTTGAAAGAGCTTGAGGGACATGCATCAATCGGCCATGTTCGGTACGCAACAGCTGGAGATGGAAGCTATGAGAATATTCAACCACTGATGTTCCGTTCACAAACCAGCGGTCTTGCTCTCGCCCATAATGGCAACCTCGTGAACGCCCAGGCATTGAAAGGCCAGCTTGAAGCTCAAGGTTCCATTTTGCAAACGACATCAGATACCGAGGTCGTCGCTCATTTAATTAAGCGGGCAGGAAATGTTCCGATTGATGAAGCGATCTGTCAGGCACTATCGATGATTAAAGGGGCCTATGCTTTCTTAATCATGACGGAGGATCAGCTGTTTGTTGCGAATGACCCGCGTGGTCTGCGGCCGTTATCGATTGGCTATCTTGGTGATTCCTGGGTCGTTTCTTCTGAGACATGTGCGTTTGATATCGTTGGCGCAACGTATGAGCGTGAAGTGAAGCCAGGAGAATTAATTGTTATTGATAAGAATGGTTTGGAGTCAAAACGGTTTGCAGCGCCAATTCAGCGTACGCTTTGCTCGATGGAACATGTGTATTTTTCCCGACCTGACAGTAACCTTGACGGGAAAAATGTGCACGCGTCAAGAAAAAGGATGGGGAAGGCGCTTGCTGGTGAAGCACCGATTGAAGCAGACGTGGTGACAGGAGTGCCGGATTCAAGTATATCGGCAGCTATTGGTTATGCGGAAGCGGCTGGACTTCCTTATGAACTCGGCTTAATCAAAAATCGCTATGTAGGCCGGACATTCATCCAGCCATCACAAGAGCTTCGCGAGCAAGGCGTGAAGATGAAGCTATCGGCCGTCCGAGGTATCGTTGAAGGCAAGCGTGTCGTAATGGTCGATGATTCGATTGTACGCGGGACAACGTGCAGGCGGATTGTAAA comes from the Halobacillus shinanisalinarum genome and includes:
- the purF gene encoding amidophosphoribosyltransferase; translated protein: MLGEIKGLNEECGIFGVWGHPESTQLTYYGLHALQHRGQEGAGIVTSDGDHMKVAKGHGLINDVFSQDSLKELEGHASIGHVRYATAGDGSYENIQPLMFRSQTSGLALAHNGNLVNAQALKGQLEAQGSILQTTSDTEVVAHLIKRAGNVPIDEAICQALSMIKGAYAFLIMTEDQLFVANDPRGLRPLSIGYLGDSWVVSSETCAFDIVGATYEREVKPGELIVIDKNGLESKRFAAPIQRTLCSMEHVYFSRPDSNLDGKNVHASRKRMGKALAGEAPIEADVVTGVPDSSISAAIGYAEAAGLPYELGLIKNRYVGRTFIQPSQELREQGVKMKLSAVRGIVEGKRVVMVDDSIVRGTTCRRIVKMLKEAGALEVHVRIASPPIENPCYYGIDTSTSGELIAANHSVKDIETEIGADSLAYLSVDGLNEAIYQGEESMEHGGCTACFTGNYPTEIYPNTVLPYEKA